A genomic stretch from Empedobacter stercoris includes:
- a CDS encoding SMODS domain-containing nucleotidyltransferase — protein MKTSETFQEFISNIKIPQDKADTISYRYGRITKSLNEFYRDIDSKTANSLQVGSYGRYTGIKGISDLDMLYIMPNSKWDDYNKKGGQSKLLQDTKTAISNTYSSSDIKVDRCVVTVNFSDGTHIDVQPVFEIEDQDYKYPDTYGNGSWKITKPRKEMSAMKEFQDSKNKNLRRLCKMARSWKNKNGVVMGGLLIDTLAYNFLNSTNDYDETSFAYYDEMSRDFFKYLYDQPKDQKEYAALGSKQRVKVRKSFRRKAKKAYDLACEAIDTTSEKTQHNKWRDIYGNDFPKYKNEEAEAKALNLSFNNTEEFIEDQYPIIISYNLELDCEIKQNGFREKLLGDLLQQGIKLSINKSLNFFIKNNTVPYPFEIKWKVTNRGNEAIKKNCVRGQIVSGDETKFETTNFRGEHLVECYIIKNGIVVAIASIDVPISN, from the coding sequence ATGAAAACATCAGAAACCTTTCAAGAGTTTATATCAAATATTAAAATTCCTCAAGATAAAGCAGATACTATTTCCTACAGATATGGTCGTATAACAAAATCTTTGAATGAATTTTATAGAGATATAGATTCCAAAACTGCAAATAGTCTGCAAGTAGGTTCTTACGGAAGATATACAGGTATCAAAGGCATATCGGATTTGGATATGTTATACATAATGCCCAATTCTAAGTGGGATGATTATAATAAAAAAGGAGGGCAATCAAAACTATTACAAGATACAAAAACTGCGATATCGAATACTTATTCCTCATCAGATATTAAAGTTGATAGATGTGTTGTAACTGTTAATTTTTCGGACGGTACTCATATTGACGTTCAACCTGTTTTTGAAATTGAAGATCAAGATTATAAATATCCTGATACTTATGGCAATGGCTCATGGAAAATTACAAAACCAAGAAAAGAAATGAGCGCAATGAAAGAATTCCAAGATTCTAAGAATAAAAATCTTAGACGATTATGTAAAATGGCAAGGTCTTGGAAAAATAAAAATGGTGTAGTAATGGGAGGTTTATTAATTGACACTCTTGCTTATAATTTTTTGAATTCGACAAATGATTATGACGAAACAAGTTTTGCTTATTACGATGAGATGTCTCGTGATTTTTTTAAATATTTATATGATCAACCAAAAGACCAGAAAGAATATGCAGCACTTGGAAGTAAGCAAAGAGTAAAAGTTAGAAAATCATTCAGAAGAAAAGCAAAAAAAGCTTATGATTTAGCCTGTGAAGCAATTGACACAACTTCAGAAAAAACTCAACATAATAAATGGAGAGATATTTATGGCAATGATTTTCCAAAATACAAAAATGAAGAAGCAGAAGCTAAAGCATTAAATTTATCATTTAATAATACAGAAGAATTTATAGAAGACCAATATCCAATTATTATTTCATATAATTTGGAGTTAGATTGTGAAATTAAACAAAATGGTTTCCGAGAAAAACTATTGGGTGATTTATTGCAACAAGGAATAAAATTGAGTATTAATAAATCACTGAACTTCTTTATTAAAAATAATACTGTTCCATATCCATTTGAAATTAAATGGAAAGTTACAAATAGAGGTAACGAAGCGATTAAAAAAAATTGTGTTAGAGGACAAATAGTTAGTGGTGATGAAACAAAATTTGAAACTACAAATTTTAGAGGAGAACATTTGGTAGAATGTTATATTATAAAAAATGGTATTGTTGTAGCTATTGCTTCTATTGATGTACCTATATCAAATTAA
- a CDS encoding Fic family protein, translating to MAYYIHQYKDWTAFEWDNDELIQVLGEVRNQQGKLVGKLEVLGFDLKEEANLMTLTEDVIKTSEIEGEILDKDQVRSSIARRLGIDIQGLIPSDRNVDGVVEMMIDATKNAYESLTEDRLFGWHNLLFPTGRSGMYKIQVGNWRKDTEGPMQVISGALGREKIHYEAPNSDRVPLEMKHFLDWFNQENEMDSVLKSAVAHLWFVTIHPFDDGNGRIARTIADLQLTRSDGSNQRFYSMSSQIRKNRNSYYEILEETQKGDQDITKWMKWYCENLLIAIQDADVVLQKVLVKHNFWQSNKDVALNERQIKILNMLLDHFEGNLNTKKWALINKVSADTALRDITDLIHKNILQKTNSGGRSTSYELIN from the coding sequence ATGGCTTATTACATACATCAATACAAAGATTGGACAGCCTTTGAATGGGATAATGACGAATTGATTCAAGTTCTTGGAGAAGTTCGTAATCAACAAGGGAAACTTGTTGGGAAATTAGAAGTTTTAGGTTTCGATTTAAAGGAAGAAGCTAATTTAATGACCTTAACCGAAGATGTTATTAAAACTTCTGAAATAGAAGGTGAAATCTTAGATAAAGATCAAGTTCGTTCATCTATTGCGAGAAGATTAGGAATAGATATCCAAGGTTTAATTCCTTCGGATCGTAATGTGGATGGAGTTGTTGAGATGATGATTGATGCGACTAAAAATGCTTATGAATCCTTAACAGAAGATCGTCTATTTGGTTGGCATAATTTACTTTTTCCGACAGGTAGAAGTGGAATGTATAAAATTCAAGTAGGAAACTGGCGTAAAGATACAGAAGGTCCGATGCAAGTTATCTCTGGTGCATTAGGAAGAGAAAAAATACATTACGAAGCACCAAATTCAGATCGCGTTCCTTTGGAGATGAAACATTTTCTCGATTGGTTTAATCAAGAAAATGAAATGGATAGTGTTTTAAAATCTGCCGTAGCACATTTATGGTTTGTAACGATACACCCATTTGATGATGGAAATGGACGCATAGCACGTACAATAGCCGATTTGCAATTAACTCGTTCCGACGGAAGCAATCAACGTTTTTACAGTATGTCTTCTCAGATCCGAAAAAATAGAAATTCATATTACGAGATTTTAGAAGAAACACAGAAAGGTGATCAAGATATTACTAAATGGATGAAATGGTATTGTGAAAATTTATTGATCGCTATACAAGATGCGGATGTCGTTTTACAAAAAGTTTTAGTGAAACATAACTTCTGGCAATCGAATAAAGACGTTGCATTAAATGAGAGACAAATTAAAATATTGAACATGTTGCTTGATCATTTTGAAGGAAATCTGAATACAAAAAAATGGGCGCTAATCAATAAAGTTTCAGCTGATACAGCGTTAAGAGATATTACAGACTTGATTCATAAAAATATTCTTCAGAAAACCAATTCGGGAGGGAGAAGTACAAGTTATGAGCTAATAAATTAA
- a CDS encoding potassium channel family protein, giving the protein MKEHYNLNRELQDELIGVTFEEYLKFKDENLNDAAKEILQFLDENILINNEYRALENRILYFWDTKENFSKEIDNLNSLWEDFIGYIKNNNETRIFKDVTYFYLYLANFTKYIDITNNRDYVEYITEKDTQILSIIISKIRDLDLEFEDKLDFLLHYWEFKRNMYKYVFPFGSNELEMAFLKQFYNNNKLSFDIIQSAFPGQFIRFTDLTKWFYIHLPKIKDYDYYLFQRSMLLARISIFRNYEEQDLISDAIYEYHKFKRGNSFLKKLNDYFTGYGEKPFRIIKLFFILHFTFAILNLSPLVELSNITDKDLSCLEKLIKVIYFNNTTFLTIGYGDVYPLNSLSYCIVMIQQLVGFLTTGAFISLVLRKMFRF; this is encoded by the coding sequence ATGAAAGAACATTATAATTTAAATAGGGAATTACAGGATGAATTAATAGGTGTAACTTTTGAGGAATATTTAAAATTTAAGGATGAAAATTTAAATGATGCAGCTAAAGAAATTTTACAATTTTTAGACGAAAATATATTAATAAATAATGAATATAGAGCTTTAGAAAATAGAATATTATATTTTTGGGATACTAAAGAAAATTTTTCAAAAGAAATTGACAACTTAAATTCATTATGGGAAGATTTCATAGGCTATATTAAAAATAATAATGAAACTAGGATATTTAAAGATGTTACTTATTTTTATTTGTATTTAGCTAACTTCACAAAATATATAGATATAACTAATAATAGAGATTATGTAGAATATATAACTGAAAAAGATACTCAGATATTGAGCATAATTATTTCTAAAATTAGAGATTTAGATTTAGAATTCGAAGATAAGCTAGATTTTTTATTGCATTATTGGGAATTTAAGAGGAATATGTATAAATATGTTTTTCCCTTTGGTTCCAATGAATTAGAAATGGCATTTTTAAAACAATTTTACAATAATAATAAATTATCATTCGACATTATTCAATCTGCTTTTCCTGGTCAATTTATTCGTTTTACGGATTTAACAAAATGGTTTTATATTCATTTGCCTAAAATTAAAGATTATGATTACTATTTGTTTCAAAGATCAATGCTTTTAGCTAGAATATCAATTTTTAGAAATTACGAGGAACAAGATTTAATTAGTGATGCTATTTATGAATATCATAAATTTAAAAGAGGGAACTCATTTTTGAAAAAACTGAATGATTATTTTACAGGATATGGAGAGAAGCCATTTAGAATAATTAAACTTTTTTTTATTCTACATTTCACGTTTGCAATTCTTAACTTGTCGCCATTAGTAGAATTATCTAATATAACTGATAAAGATTTAAGCTGCCTAGAAAAACTTATTAAAGTAATCTATTTTAACAATACTACATTTTTGACTATAGGATATGGTGATGTATATCCTTTAAATAGTTTAAGTTATTGTATTGTAATGATTCAGCAACTTGTTGGTTTCTTGACAACAGGTGCGTTTATATCGTTAGTTTTAAGAAAAATGTTTAGATTTTAA
- a CDS encoding coiled-coil domain-containing protein: protein MKTSINFKCVKDDSEVHNFRKKSYDYIRKDLTKNNEYWLGEKITIRRNKIEQYCKEKSGRKLQKNAMPIREAVVVIKEKTTMLDLQNLAKRLEIELKIRVFQIAIHKDEGHFDKDTKEWKPNYHAHLVADWQDIETGKTLKHKSLDYVKMQDITAEVLGMERGAFGGKNRLEALEFKISKKEEELNQLQEKIDNITQELHGKSLNDLKIMKNDLLGFKHNDKEKTLENYEKVIKSLNVKLDSLNQNLKKKNEEVIKLKDNLSFINNENSNLKIKNAKILTDKDFHAQEKNEYLNSVLQLFINETKYNKLRDPYKDRSSNGILVKEVQQIASKIMEKNQIPQTTIDTLFSNEKVVSIISQILKPNSIDNESNENQQKRRPRFKR, encoded by the coding sequence ATGAAAACTTCAATCAACTTCAAATGCGTCAAAGATGATTCGGAAGTTCATAATTTTCGCAAAAAATCTTACGATTATATTCGAAAAGATCTAACTAAAAATAATGAATATTGGTTAGGTGAAAAAATTACTATTCGAAGAAATAAAATTGAACAATACTGTAAAGAAAAATCAGGAAGGAAGTTACAAAAGAATGCTATGCCTATTCGTGAAGCAGTTGTTGTAATTAAAGAAAAAACAACAATGCTAGATTTACAAAATTTAGCAAAACGATTAGAAATTGAATTAAAAATTAGAGTTTTTCAAATTGCAATTCATAAAGATGAAGGACATTTTGATAAAGATACTAAAGAATGGAAACCAAACTATCATGCCCATCTTGTAGCAGATTGGCAAGATATAGAGACAGGAAAAACTTTAAAACACAAATCTCTTGATTATGTAAAAATGCAAGATATTACTGCTGAAGTTTTAGGAATGGAACGAGGGGCTTTTGGTGGTAAAAATAGATTAGAAGCACTTGAGTTTAAAATTTCAAAAAAAGAAGAAGAATTAAATCAACTTCAAGAAAAAATTGATAATATAACTCAAGAATTACATGGTAAATCTTTAAATGATTTAAAAATAATGAAGAATGATTTATTAGGATTTAAACATAACGATAAAGAAAAAACTCTAGAAAATTATGAAAAAGTTATCAAGTCTTTAAACGTAAAATTAGATTCATTAAATCAAAATTTGAAGAAGAAAAATGAAGAAGTAATTAAATTAAAGGATAATCTTTCTTTTATAAATAATGAAAATTCAAATTTAAAAATTAAGAATGCTAAGATTTTAACAGATAAAGATTTTCATGCACAGGAGAAAAATGAGTATTTGAATTCAGTTTTGCAATTATTTATAAACGAAACGAAATATAATAAGTTAAGGGATCCATATAAGGACAGATCTTCTAATGGAATTTTAGTAAAAGAAGTTCAGCAAATCGCTTCTAAAATTATGGAGAAGAATCAAATTCCTCAAACCACAATTGATACTTTGTTTTCTAATGAAAAAGTAGTTTCAATTATTTCTCAAATACTTAAACCAAATAGTATTGATAATGAAAGTAATGAAAATCAGCAAAAGAGAAGACCTCGCTTTAAAAGGTAA
- a CDS encoding type I restriction endonuclease subunit R has translation MYKTIAESNNYIVLDKYTKFYDLNEAPIAYQSEAALEKEFIQDLINLGYENPTHLKSTDTMLANVRTQLQALNNMAFTDNEWARFLVEYLDKPSDSLVDKSRKLHDNHIYDFVFDDGHIQNIYLVDKENITRNKVQVISQVEQTGSHANRYDVTILVNGLPMIQVELKKRGVAIREAFNQVHRYSKESFNSDNSLFKYLQLFVISNGTDTRYFANTVTRNKNSYDFTMNWAKADNTLIKDLKDFTATFFQKNTLLNVLLTYTVLDIKDTLLVMRPYQIAATERILWKIKSAYQTKKWSSLESGGYIWHTTGSGKTLTSFKAARLATKLDFIDKVFFVVDRKDLDFQTMKEYQKFSPDSVNGSNSTAGLKRNIDKDDNKIIVTTIQKLNNLMKGDQELDIYNKQVVFIFDEAHRSQFGEAQKNLKKKFKKYYQFGFTGTPIFPQNALGAETTASVFGTELHSYVITDAIRDEKVLKFKVDYHNVKPQFKGVETEIDEKKLSGEDAKKAFLHPARISEISKYILQNYRIKTHRTKGGNNGFNAMFAVSSVEAAKLYYEELNRQQIDSEKPLKIATIFSFAANEEQSAIGEIIDESFEPSALNSTAKEFLTKAINDYNKMFKTSYGVDSDEFQNYYRDLSERVKNKEVDLLIVVGMFLTGFDAPKLNTLFVDKNLRYHGLIQAFSRTNRILDATKSFGNIVTFRDLEQATIDAITIFGNNNTKNVVLEKSYKEYLEGFTDISTGDARRGFIEVVNELNEKFPNPDAIEKEKDKKEFTKLFGEYLRVENVLQNYDEFTSLKALQSIDQNDATAVEEFKEMYHVSDEDFSVMQKIDLLPQRTEQDYRSTYNDIRDWLRKEKEGKQPEDSGIDWDDVVFEVDLLKSQEINLDYILELIFEHNKKTKDKAELVEEISRVIRASIGNRGKESLVVDFINETDLDTIPDKATVIDSFFKYAQVKQKEEATELIAEENLNEEATKRYIESSLKREYASSNGTELNAILPKMSPLNPQYLTKKQTVFQRISAFIDKFKGVGGRL, from the coding sequence ATGTACAAAACTATCGCAGAATCCAACAATTACATTGTATTAGACAAATACACAAAATTCTACGACTTAAACGAGGCTCCAATTGCCTATCAATCAGAAGCCGCCTTAGAAAAAGAATTCATTCAAGATTTAATTAATCTGGGATACGAGAATCCAACTCATCTAAAATCAACGGATACCATGTTAGCCAATGTGCGTACACAATTACAAGCATTGAATAATATGGCATTTACCGATAACGAATGGGCACGTTTTCTTGTAGAATATTTAGATAAACCAAGTGATAGTTTAGTGGATAAATCGCGTAAACTACACGATAACCACATCTACGATTTTGTATTTGATGATGGACACATTCAAAACATCTATTTAGTCGATAAAGAGAATATTACGCGTAATAAAGTACAGGTTATCTCACAAGTCGAACAAACAGGTTCACACGCCAATCGTTACGATGTAACAATTCTGGTCAACGGATTACCGATGATTCAAGTAGAACTAAAGAAACGTGGCGTAGCCATTCGTGAGGCATTCAATCAAGTACACCGTTATTCCAAAGAGAGCTTTAATTCAGACAATTCGCTATTCAAATACTTGCAATTGTTTGTCATTTCGAATGGAACAGATACACGTTATTTTGCCAATACCGTTACACGTAACAAAAACAGTTACGATTTCACGATGAATTGGGCAAAGGCTGATAATACCTTAATCAAAGATTTAAAGGATTTTACAGCAACATTTTTCCAAAAAAATACACTACTTAATGTCTTGCTAACCTATACGGTTTTAGACATCAAAGATACATTATTGGTGATGCGACCTTATCAAATTGCAGCAACCGAACGTATTTTATGGAAAATTAAAAGTGCTTACCAAACCAAAAAATGGTCATCCTTAGAAAGTGGAGGATACATTTGGCATACTACTGGTTCGGGAAAAACCTTAACCAGTTTCAAGGCTGCACGTTTAGCAACGAAATTAGATTTTATCGATAAAGTATTCTTTGTAGTGGATCGTAAGGATTTAGATTTTCAGACCATGAAAGAATACCAAAAATTTTCGCCTGATAGTGTCAACGGTTCAAACAGTACAGCGGGTTTAAAACGTAACATCGATAAAGACGACAACAAAATTATCGTAACAACCATTCAGAAGTTAAACAACTTAATGAAAGGCGATCAAGAGTTGGATATTTACAACAAACAAGTTGTTTTCATTTTTGATGAAGCCCACCGTTCACAATTTGGTGAAGCCCAAAAAAACCTAAAAAAGAAATTCAAAAAATACTACCAATTCGGATTTACAGGAACACCAATTTTCCCTCAAAATGCACTTGGTGCAGAAACCACTGCAAGTGTTTTTGGAACTGAATTGCATTCCTATGTCATTACAGATGCCATCAGAGATGAAAAGGTATTAAAATTCAAGGTGGATTATCATAATGTAAAACCTCAATTCAAAGGGGTTGAGACAGAAATAGATGAAAAGAAATTAAGTGGAGAAGATGCGAAAAAAGCATTCTTACATCCTGCGCGTATCAGCGAAATTTCGAAATACATCTTACAGAATTACCGCATCAAAACACACCGTACAAAAGGTGGAAACAATGGTTTCAATGCGATGTTTGCGGTGAGTAGCGTAGAAGCGGCTAAATTATATTACGAAGAATTAAACCGTCAGCAAATAGATAGTGAAAAACCGTTGAAGATTGCGACGATCTTTTCTTTTGCAGCGAACGAAGAACAATCAGCAATTGGAGAAATCATAGACGAATCATTCGAGCCTTCTGCATTAAACAGTACGGCGAAAGAATTCTTAACGAAAGCCATCAACGATTACAATAAAATGTTCAAAACAAGTTATGGTGTAGATAGCGATGAATTCCAGAATTATTACCGTGATCTTTCAGAACGAGTAAAGAATAAAGAAGTCGATTTATTAATCGTTGTCGGAATGTTTTTAACTGGATTTGACGCACCAAAATTAAATACCTTATTCGTTGATAAAAACTTACGTTACCATGGATTAATTCAAGCATTTTCTCGTACCAATCGTATTTTAGATGCAACGAAATCTTTTGGAAATATTGTCACGTTCCGCGATTTGGAACAAGCAACGATTGATGCGATTACCATATTCGGAAACAATAATACAAAGAATGTTGTTTTAGAGAAAAGCTACAAAGAATATTTAGAAGGTTTTACAGATATTTCAACCGGTGATGCACGAAGAGGATTCATTGAAGTGGTCAACGAATTAAATGAAAAATTTCCAAATCCAGATGCAATTGAAAAGGAGAAGGATAAAAAGGAGTTTACGAAATTATTTGGGGAATACTTACGCGTTGAAAATGTTTTACAAAACTATGATGAATTCACAAGTTTAAAAGCCTTACAAAGCATTGACCAAAACGATGCTACTGCTGTAGAAGAATTCAAAGAAATGTACCATGTTTCAGATGAAGATTTTTCGGTAATGCAAAAGATTGATTTATTACCACAACGCACAGAACAGGATTATCGTTCGACTTATAATGACATTCGTGATTGGTTAAGAAAGGAAAAAGAAGGTAAACAACCTGAAGATTCTGGGATTGATTGGGATGATGTGGTTTTTGAAGTAGATTTATTAAAATCACAAGAAATCAATTTAGATTACATCTTAGAATTAATCTTCGAGCACAACAAGAAAACAAAAGACAAAGCTGAATTAGTTGAAGAAATAAGTCGAGTAATTCGTGCAAGTATTGGGAATAGAGGAAAAGAATCTTTAGTTGTAGATTTTATCAATGAAACAGATTTAGATACTATTCCAGATAAAGCAACGGTTATTGATTCGTTCTTTAAGTATGCGCAAGTCAAACAAAAAGAAGAAGCTACCGAATTAATCGCAGAAGAAAACTTAAACGAAGAAGCTACAAAACGCTATATCGAATCTTCATTAAAACGTGAATACGCAAGTTCTAACGGTACAGAATTAAACGCCATTTTACCAAAAATGAGTCCGTTAAATCCACAATACCTAACAAAGAAACAAACCGTATTTCAACGAATAAGCGCTTTTATAGATAAGTTTAAAGGAGTTGGTGGAAGATTATAA
- a CDS encoding type I restriction-modification system subunit M → MTNTTQRAELQAKIWKIANEVRGSVDGWDFKHFVLGTLFYRFISENFTNYIEGGDESVNYAKLADDIITPEIKDDAIRTKGYFIYPSQLFANVVDNANTNSNLNTDLKAIFTDIENSANGYESEQDIKGLFADFDTTSTRLGNTVEDKNKRLAAILKGVAELNFGSFEDSQIDLFGDAYEFLISNYAANAGKSGGEFFTPQNVSKLIAQLAMHKQTTVNKIYDPAAGSGSLLLQAKKHFDNHIIEDGFFGQEINHTTYNLARMNMFLHNVNYDKFNIQLGDTLTDPHFIDDKPFDAIVSNPPYSIPWVGSDDPTLINDDRFAPAGVLAPKSKSDFAFVLHALNYLSGKGRAAIVCFPGIFYRSGAEQKIRKYLVKENFVETVISLPANLFFGTSIGVNILVLSKHKSEYKTQFIDATGEDFYKKVTNNNMLEDVHIEKIMQLFDAKQNVKHVAVTIENKIIEENDYNLSVSSYIEAVDTREVIDIKVLNTELAETVNNITTLRTAIDNLIKEIEG, encoded by the coding sequence ATGACAAATACAACCCAAAGAGCAGAACTACAAGCTAAAATCTGGAAAATTGCCAACGAAGTACGTGGTTCAGTAGATGGATGGGATTTCAAACACTTTGTGTTAGGAACTTTATTCTACCGTTTTATTAGTGAAAATTTTACCAATTACATCGAAGGTGGAGATGAAAGTGTGAACTATGCAAAATTAGCAGACGACATCATCACACCAGAAATCAAAGACGATGCTATTAGAACAAAAGGATATTTCATTTATCCAAGTCAATTGTTTGCGAATGTTGTCGATAACGCGAATACAAATTCAAACCTAAATACAGACTTAAAAGCAATATTCACAGATATTGAAAACTCAGCGAATGGGTACGAATCTGAACAAGACATCAAAGGATTATTTGCAGATTTTGATACAACAAGTACACGTTTAGGAAATACCGTAGAAGATAAAAACAAACGTTTAGCTGCAATTTTAAAAGGTGTGGCTGAATTAAACTTTGGTAGTTTCGAGGATAGTCAAATCGACTTATTTGGGGATGCGTACGAATTCTTAATTTCTAACTATGCAGCAAATGCAGGGAAATCGGGTGGTGAATTCTTTACGCCTCAAAACGTATCGAAACTGATTGCGCAATTAGCGATGCACAAACAAACTACGGTGAACAAAATCTACGATCCTGCAGCTGGTTCGGGTTCATTGTTATTACAAGCTAAAAAACATTTTGATAACCACATTATTGAGGATGGATTCTTTGGGCAAGAAATCAATCATACAACCTACAACTTAGCGCGTATGAATATGTTTTTGCACAATGTCAATTACGATAAATTCAACATCCAATTAGGAGATACATTAACCGATCCTCATTTTATCGACGATAAACCATTCGATGCCATTGTATCTAATCCACCTTATTCCATTCCATGGGTAGGTTCTGATGATCCAACATTAATTAACGACGACCGTTTTGCACCTGCTGGTGTTTTAGCACCAAAATCAAAATCAGATTTTGCCTTTGTGTTACATGCCTTAAATTACTTATCAGGCAAAGGACGTGCAGCCATTGTTTGTTTCCCTGGTATTTTTTACCGTAGTGGAGCAGAACAAAAAATTAGAAAATACTTAGTAAAAGAAAATTTTGTAGAAACAGTAATTAGTTTACCTGCAAATTTATTCTTCGGAACTTCTATTGGCGTAAATATCTTAGTTTTATCAAAACATAAATCTGAGTACAAAACACAATTTATCGATGCAACAGGTGAAGACTTCTACAAGAAAGTAACCAATAACAACATGTTAGAGGATGTGCACATCGAGAAGATTATGCAGTTGTTTGATGCGAAACAAAATGTAAAACATGTTGCAGTAACCATAGAGAATAAGATAATTGAAGAAAACGACTACAACCTTTCGGTAAGTTCGTATATAGAAGCAGTAGATACACGCGAAGTGATAGACATTAAAGTTCTAAATACAGAACTGGCAGAAACTGTGAACAATATTACAACGTTACGCACAGCAATTGATAACCTAATTAAAGAAATCGAAGGATGA
- a CDS encoding restriction endonuclease subunit S, with the protein MSKLDELLRGVDVEFLPLGEIANFLNGKGHEKAISDDGKYIVVNSKFVSSEGKIIKYSDVQIVPLYIDDILIVMSDLPNGKALAKTFLVEDNNKYTLNQRIGRLSVKNKNALLPKYLNYILNRSSELLKFNNGVDQTNLKKNQILEVSIPIPCPDNPEKSLEIQQEIVRVLDELTTLTNQLTTELETERQNRKKQFEFFREQLFKEINLIKLGDNSVGEFIRGSGLQKKDFTESGVGCIHYGQLYTHYKTFAFETKTFVSEEFAEKARKASTGDLIIATTSENDDDVCKAVAWLGNEDIAVSSDACFYRHKFNPKYVAYYFQTEQFQKQKRKYITGTKVRRVNANDLAKILIPNPSLEEQERIVKLLDQLDATHTAIEEEITKEIKLRTQQYEYYREKLLSFPQN; encoded by the coding sequence ATGAGCAAATTAGACGAGTTATTAAGAGGGGTTGATGTAGAGTTTTTGCCTTTGGGGGAAATTGCTAATTTTTTAAATGGAAAAGGACATGAAAAAGCAATTTCTGATGATGGAAAATATATAGTTGTAAATTCTAAATTTGTATCAAGTGAAGGAAAAATAATTAAATACTCTGATGTTCAAATTGTACCATTGTACATTGATGATATTTTAATTGTAATGAGTGATTTACCAAATGGTAAAGCTTTAGCTAAAACATTTTTAGTAGAAGATAATAATAAATATACTTTAAATCAGCGTATAGGACGCTTATCTGTAAAAAATAAAAATGCTTTATTACCAAAGTATTTAAATTATATACTTAATAGGAGTTCTGAGTTATTAAAATTTAATAATGGTGTAGATCAAACGAATTTAAAAAAGAATCAAATTCTTGAAGTTTCTATCCCAATCCCTTGTCCTGATAATCCAGAAAAATCTCTTGAAATCCAACAAGAAATTGTTCGTGTTTTAGATGAATTAACAACGTTAACCAATCAATTAACAACCGAATTAGAAACGGAACGCCAAAATCGTAAAAAACAATTCGAGTTCTTCCGTGAGCAGTTGTTTAAAGAGATTAATCTTATAAAATTAGGAGATAATAGTGTTGGAGAATTTATAAGAGGTAGTGGTTTACAAAAAAAGGATTTTACTGAAAGTGGTGTTGGATGTATTCATTATGGTCAACTTTATACACATTACAAAACCTTTGCATTTGAAACTAAAACCTTTGTATCAGAAGAATTTGCAGAAAAAGCAAGGAAAGCTTCAACAGGTGATTTAATAATTGCTACAACAAGTGAAAATGATGATGATGTATGTAAAGCAGTAGCTTGGTTAGGTAATGAAGATATTGCTGTCAGTAGTGATGCATGTTTTTATAGACATAAATTTAATCCTAAGTATGTTGCATATTATTTTCAAACTGAACAATTTCAAAAACAGAAAAGAAAATATATTACAGGAACGAAGGTGAGAAGGGTAAATGCAAATGATTTAGCAAAAATATTAATTCCTAATCCATCATTAGAAGAACAAGAACGAATTGTAAAACTCTTAGATCAATTGGATGCTACACATACGGCGATTGAAGAAGAGATTACAAAAGAAATCAAGTTAAGAACTCAACAATACGAATATTACCGTGAAAAGTTATTAAGCTTTCCTCAAAACTAA